In the Alteromonas sp. M12 genome, one interval contains:
- the folK gene encoding 2-amino-4-hydroxy-6-hydroxymethyldihydropteridine diphosphokinase, with the protein MQPVISYIGLGSNLAEPDQQLQQALRAIDGLKDTHIKQCSSFYASKPMGPQDQPDYVNAVVSIATRLAPSELLSSLQTIELTHGRQRKSERWGPRTLDLDIILYGNEQIRSDDLVVPHYGMKTREFVLYPLREIAPELVLPCGDSLVSILKSVPENGLEVIRTNVTWK; encoded by the coding sequence ATGCAACCCGTAATTAGTTACATAGGTTTGGGTAGCAATTTAGCCGAGCCTGATCAGCAACTGCAACAGGCGTTGCGTGCAATTGACGGTCTCAAAGACACGCACATAAAACAATGCTCAAGTTTTTATGCTAGCAAACCTATGGGCCCGCAAGATCAACCTGATTATGTGAATGCTGTGGTATCAATAGCAACACGATTAGCGCCTTCGGAATTACTCTCCAGCTTACAAACAATTGAACTGACCCATGGCAGACAGCGGAAATCCGAACGCTGGGGACCTAGAACCCTAGATTTAGATATTATTTTGTATGGCAATGAACAAATTCGAAGCGATGATTTAGTCGTGCCCCATTACGGTATGAAAACACGGGAATTTGTACTATACCCGTTACGTGAGATAGCTCCTGAACTCGTGTTACCATGTGGTGACTCTTTAGTTTCTATACTAAAAAGCGTACCTGAAAATGGGCTCGAAGTAATCAGAACAAATGTGACATGGAAATAA
- the panB gene encoding 3-methyl-2-oxobutanoate hydroxymethyltransferase produces the protein MTKKVTTSSLFKMKQEKQKITALTAYDASFAKLFDEQGVDVILIGDSLGMVLQGCDDTLSVTIDDIAYHTRSVRKGTSRAFVVADMPFMTYATPEQTYANAATLMAAGASMVKVEGGDWLNDTIKGLNLRGVPVCGHLGLTPQSVHVFGGFKVQGRGDLQAERLFEQAEALAQAGVQMLVLECVPAPLAEKISKAINIPVIGIGAGAHTDGQILVMHDMFGISANYMPKFSKNYLEITGDMREAVKAYIEEVQNGVFPSAEHSFN, from the coding sequence ATGACTAAGAAAGTAACTACGTCAAGCTTGTTTAAAATGAAACAAGAGAAACAAAAAATCACAGCGCTAACCGCTTATGATGCCAGCTTCGCCAAGCTATTTGACGAGCAAGGTGTTGATGTGATTTTGATCGGTGATTCACTGGGCATGGTGCTGCAAGGCTGCGACGATACCCTATCTGTTACCATAGATGATATCGCTTACCACACGAGATCCGTTCGTAAAGGAACAAGTCGTGCTTTTGTGGTGGCCGACATGCCATTCATGACATATGCAACGCCAGAACAAACCTATGCCAATGCTGCCACTCTAATGGCCGCTGGCGCTAGCATGGTTAAAGTAGAAGGCGGAGACTGGCTGAATGATACCATTAAGGGGCTAAACTTGCGTGGCGTGCCTGTGTGTGGCCATTTAGGCCTTACTCCACAGTCAGTGCACGTTTTTGGTGGATTTAAAGTCCAAGGTCGTGGCGACTTGCAAGCAGAACGATTGTTCGAACAAGCTGAAGCATTGGCACAAGCCGGTGTTCAGATGTTGGTTTTAGAGTGTGTCCCAGCTCCTTTAGCTGAGAAAATTAGCAAGGCAATTAATATTCCTGTAATTGGTATAGGCGCCGGCGCGCATACCGATGGTCAAATCTTAGTAATGCACGACATGTTTGGCATTAGTGCCAATTACATGCCCAAGTTTTCTAAAAACTATTTAGAAATCACCGGGGATATGCGCGAAGCAGTTAAGGCCTATATTGAAGAAGTGCAAAATGGCGTTTTTCCAAGCGCAGAACATAGCTTTAACTAA
- the panC gene encoding pantoate--beta-alanine ligase — MQQISDITPLREIRRKWQNDGKTIAFVPTMGNLHKGHLHLVEQAKKHADIVVVSIFVNPLQFGPDEDLAAYPRTMQQDMAALEALGVDVLFTPKAEDIYSRGLEKQTFVEVPGLSYMICGASRPGHFRGVATIVCKLFNMVQPNMAFFGEKDFQQLQVIKAMVTDLSMNLQIYGVPTVREDDGLAMSSRNNYLTESERAKAPALYSCLQKLSENIQLGRRDFSNLIQQYTEELNNAGLKVDYIDIRSVESLLSPGHEETELVILAAAFLGKTRLIDNIQVTLE, encoded by the coding sequence ATGCAGCAAATTAGTGATATAACACCGCTTAGAGAAATACGCAGAAAATGGCAAAACGATGGTAAAACCATTGCGTTTGTCCCCACCATGGGAAATTTACATAAAGGGCACTTACACCTTGTCGAGCAAGCCAAAAAGCATGCAGACATAGTGGTAGTGTCTATTTTTGTCAATCCATTACAATTTGGACCTGATGAAGACTTGGCCGCATACCCACGCACTATGCAACAAGATATGGCCGCATTAGAAGCCTTAGGGGTAGATGTCCTTTTCACCCCAAAAGCAGAAGATATTTACTCTCGAGGTTTGGAAAAGCAGACTTTTGTAGAAGTGCCCGGCTTGTCCTATATGATTTGTGGAGCGAGTCGTCCCGGCCATTTTCGTGGTGTGGCCACCATAGTGTGTAAATTGTTTAATATGGTACAACCAAACATGGCGTTTTTTGGTGAGAAAGACTTTCAGCAATTACAGGTGATTAAAGCCATGGTCACTGACTTATCAATGAACCTACAAATCTACGGTGTACCAACGGTTAGAGAGGATGATGGCTTAGCAATGTCGTCACGCAACAACTATCTAACTGAGTCTGAACGAGCAAAAGCCCCAGCACTATATAGTTGCTTACAGAAATTGAGTGAAAACATTCAACTCGGGCGACGAGATTTCAGTAATTTGATTCAGCAGTACACTGAAGAACTTAACAATGCAGGATTGAAAGTAGATTATATTGATATTCGTTCCGTGGAATCATTATTGAGTCCCGGCCATGAAGAGACCGAGTTGGTTATTTTGGCAGCCGCATTTTTAGGAAAAACCCGCCTGATCGATAATATTCAAGTGACACTTGAGTAA
- the panP gene encoding pyridoxal-dependent aspartate 1-decarboxylase PanP: MRLQRVGKATASLEHMFRVFTKPEGKDSKLAQIEEHLSDNLSDFLSQHVVTTAKSLEDIEQNFQEYKVPESPEFVSKHAEVLLEKVVANSVNTYAPTFIGHMTSALPYFHLPLAKLLVGLNQNLVKIETSKAFTPLERQVVGMLHELVYNESESFYKTHLHSAKHSLGAFCSGGTIANITALWVARNKALAADGNFRGVAKQGLAAGLKHYGYANMGILSSKRGHYSLSKAVDILGLGREQMLTVDSQSQRLSPEDALKVGRQFEQRGNKLLAIVGIAGTTETGHVDPLDELADVAKELNCHFHVDAAWGGATLFSNRNKMKLKGIHKADSVTLDAHKQMYVPMGAGVVVFKNPEDSNAVRHHAQYILRAGSKDLGATTLEGSRNGMAMMVYSAFNIFGREGYELLIDQSIEKAQRFASLIDQHDNFELITAPTLSLLTYRVKPAMVNAHGDIESEMLDRLNVTVQKQQREAGKSFVSRTRLTVENYGTKLLTVFRVVLANPLTTDQDLVNILEEQLDIAKRTETWKELENQALLPSKRSVG, encoded by the coding sequence ATGAGGTTACAACGAGTGGGTAAAGCGACTGCCAGTTTGGAGCATATGTTCCGTGTATTTACCAAGCCTGAAGGTAAAGATTCCAAACTCGCGCAAATAGAAGAGCATTTGTCAGATAATCTGTCGGATTTTCTTTCCCAACATGTTGTAACTACCGCGAAATCTCTTGAAGATATTGAGCAAAATTTTCAGGAATACAAAGTGCCTGAATCCCCTGAATTTGTCTCTAAACATGCAGAGGTGCTGTTAGAAAAAGTTGTCGCCAATTCAGTGAATACTTATGCTCCAACGTTCATTGGGCATATGACGTCTGCTTTGCCGTACTTCCACTTACCTTTAGCAAAGCTGCTGGTGGGGTTGAATCAAAACTTAGTAAAAATTGAAACTTCCAAAGCGTTTACGCCTTTGGAGCGTCAAGTTGTCGGCATGTTGCATGAATTGGTTTATAACGAGTCAGAATCTTTTTATAAAACCCATTTGCACAGTGCAAAACATTCTCTTGGCGCATTTTGCTCAGGTGGAACCATTGCCAATATTACCGCGCTCTGGGTCGCTCGTAACAAAGCGTTAGCTGCCGACGGAAATTTTCGAGGCGTTGCAAAACAAGGCTTAGCCGCGGGTTTAAAACATTATGGCTATGCCAATATGGGGATTCTCTCTTCCAAGCGAGGACACTACTCACTTTCTAAAGCCGTAGATATTCTAGGTTTAGGACGTGAGCAAATGCTGACCGTCGATAGCCAAAGTCAACGTTTATCCCCTGAAGACGCATTGAAAGTAGGACGACAGTTTGAACAGCGTGGAAACAAATTATTAGCCATTGTTGGGATTGCGGGCACCACAGAAACAGGCCACGTTGATCCCCTAGATGAATTGGCCGATGTCGCCAAAGAATTAAACTGTCACTTCCATGTGGATGCCGCCTGGGGAGGAGCAACCTTATTCTCCAACCGCAATAAAATGAAACTCAAAGGTATACACAAAGCAGACTCAGTCACCCTTGATGCTCACAAACAAATGTATGTTCCTATGGGGGCAGGTGTTGTGGTGTTTAAAAATCCTGAAGACAGTAATGCGGTGCGACATCACGCACAATATATTTTACGAGCCGGCTCTAAAGATTTAGGTGCGACCACATTAGAAGGTTCGCGTAACGGCATGGCAATGATGGTTTACTCGGCGTTTAATATATTCGGTCGTGAGGGATATGAGTTACTCATTGACCAAAGTATCGAAAAAGCCCAACGTTTTGCCTCTCTGATTGACCAACATGATAATTTTGAGTTGATTACTGCACCTACTCTGTCACTTTTAACTTATCGGGTAAAACCAGCCATGGTGAACGCTCATGGTGATATCGAAAGTGAAATGTTGGACAGATTAAATGTCACAGTTCAAAAGCAACAGCGTGAAGCGGGTAAATCCTTTGTTTCTCGAACACGCTTAACGGTTGAAAATTACGGTACCAAGCTTCTCACCGTATTTCGCGTAGTATTAGCTAACCCGTTAACCACTGACCAAGATCTGGTAAATATATTAGAAGAACAGTTGGATATTGCGAAGCGTACAGAAACTTGGAAAGAGCTTGAGAATCAAGCTCTTTTACCGTCAAAAAGATCTGTTGGTTAG
- a CDS encoding EAL domain-containing protein: protein MHIQEVTDNFSLDRIVPFFQPIMDISQETVWRFECLARLVTPSEQTFLPSEFLHVIEQQESVVQLTETILNRSANYFRDLNAAWNININKQDMLNPDLFNTLSEALHDYPNPKRVGLELTAAVVLENIDDFQSFAAQCRRLDIAIYIDHFGATPGNINSILNLPVNGIKIAGGLISQLMENQQTYEFVEHFTGLAKEKEISVVAVHVETWATLEKLKELGIRYAQGYYFSVPKPNC from the coding sequence ATGCACATACAAGAAGTCACGGATAATTTTAGTCTGGATAGAATAGTTCCTTTTTTCCAACCTATAATGGACATATCTCAAGAAACGGTTTGGCGTTTTGAATGCCTCGCCAGATTAGTCACTCCAAGTGAACAAACCTTTCTGCCAAGTGAGTTCTTACATGTTATTGAACAACAAGAGTCCGTTGTACAATTGACTGAAACGATTTTGAATCGTAGTGCAAACTATTTTAGAGATCTAAACGCGGCATGGAACATCAATATCAACAAACAAGATATGCTCAATCCAGATTTATTCAATACACTATCAGAAGCGCTTCACGACTACCCTAATCCTAAACGGGTTGGCTTGGAGTTAACGGCTGCTGTAGTGCTTGAAAATATAGATGATTTCCAGTCTTTCGCTGCCCAGTGTCGCAGGTTAGATATTGCCATATACATCGATCACTTTGGTGCTACACCAGGCAATATCAACAGCATCTTAAATCTGCCGGTTAACGGTATAAAGATAGCTGGCGGACTGATTTCTCAGTTAATGGAAAATCAACAAACCTATGAATTTGTAGAACACTTTACGGGTCTGGCAAAAGAGAAAGAAATAAGTGTTGTAGCAGTGCATGTGGAAACTTGGGCAACCTTAGAAAAGTTAAAAGAATTAGGCATTCGATATGCCCAAGGCTACTATTTTAGCGTTCCAAAACCGAATTGTTAG
- a CDS encoding SAM-dependent methyltransferase translates to MHTGNSRSISSNQLGPHEKVSELVRRHLANTSQKPFNQHTLDAFEDVKKWRLQVDPELRKPLIFDSCCGVGESTSHIAAQFPDALVVGIDKSELRTNKHVHYSDKAPNYLVVRADVNDFWRLANSAQWQLSHHFLLYPNPYPKSSQVQRRWHACAAFKDIVGLGGILEVRSNWQIYIQEFAVALNTAGKSAAVSPYHSAEPQTPFERKYWASGQQSWQVVSHL, encoded by the coding sequence ATGCATACAGGTAATTCGCGAAGTATTAGTAGCAACCAGCTTGGACCCCATGAAAAAGTGTCTGAGTTGGTGCGTCGACATCTAGCCAACACTAGTCAAAAACCCTTTAATCAGCATACTTTGGATGCGTTCGAAGATGTGAAAAAGTGGCGTTTGCAAGTGGACCCTGAATTGCGAAAGCCTTTGATTTTTGATTCTTGTTGCGGTGTTGGTGAAAGCACATCGCACATTGCCGCGCAGTTTCCGGATGCGTTAGTGGTGGGAATTGATAAGTCTGAATTGCGTACCAATAAACATGTTCATTACAGCGATAAAGCGCCTAATTATTTAGTAGTACGTGCGGATGTGAATGACTTTTGGCGCTTGGCTAATTCTGCCCAATGGCAATTGAGCCATCATTTTTTACTGTATCCCAACCCCTACCCCAAATCATCTCAGGTGCAGCGAAGGTGGCATGCCTGCGCTGCATTTAAAGACATAGTTGGACTGGGTGGAATATTAGAGGTGAGAAGTAATTGGCAAATTTACATCCAAGAGTTTGCGGTTGCGTTAAATACTGCGGGTAAGTCGGCCGCTGTGAGTCCTTATCATAGCGCTGAGCCACAAACCCCGTTTGAGCGAAAATATTGGGCCAGTGGGCAACAAAGTTGGCAGGTTGTTAGTCACCTGTAA
- a CDS encoding ABC transporter permease yields the protein MANRNFTALRTIWIKECTRFLRIWIQTLVPPAITMSLYFVIFGSLIGSRIGQMGGFSYMEFIVPGLIMMSVITNSYANVSSSFFSAKFQRNIEELLVAPVPSWIIVLGFVGGGVARAILIGIIVTTVSMFFVDIQIHNLAIIIVTLILTSSLFATAGLINAVYAKTFDDISMVPTFVLTPLTYLGGVFYSLTLLPEFWQWVSKANPIVYMVNGFRYGFLGVSDVDYMLSLGLLVGFNLLLFTIAYQLINRGVGIRS from the coding sequence ATGGCAAATCGCAATTTCACAGCCTTACGCACTATCTGGATTAAAGAATGTACTCGCTTTTTGCGGATCTGGATTCAAACCCTAGTGCCGCCAGCGATTACCATGTCTTTGTACTTCGTTATCTTTGGAAGCTTGATTGGCTCGCGTATTGGCCAAATGGGTGGTTTTTCGTATATGGAGTTTATTGTACCGGGTCTAATTATGATGTCGGTGATCACCAACTCTTATGCGAATGTGAGTTCCTCGTTTTTTAGTGCCAAATTTCAACGTAATATTGAAGAGTTACTGGTAGCGCCGGTGCCTAGTTGGATTATTGTTCTAGGGTTTGTTGGTGGCGGTGTGGCGCGGGCAATACTGATTGGTATTATTGTCACTACGGTCTCGATGTTCTTTGTGGATATTCAAATCCACAATTTAGCGATAATCATCGTTACTCTTATTCTGACATCCTCTTTGTTTGCCACGGCAGGTTTAATTAATGCGGTTTACGCTAAAACATTCGACGATATCAGTATGGTACCAACCTTTGTTCTTACCCCATTAACTTACTTAGGTGGTGTTTTTTATTCGCTAACCTTGCTACCAGAATTTTGGCAGTGGGTGAGTAAAGCCAACCCAATCGTGTATATGGTTAATGGATTTAGGTACGGTTTTCTCGGCGTTTCAGATGTCGACTATATGTTATCGTTAGGCTTGTTAGTCGGTTTTAACTTGTTGTTATTCACCATTGCATATCAACTAATTAATCGCGGTGTCGGCATTCGAAGTTAA
- a CDS encoding ABC transporter ATP-binding protein, giving the protein MKALDISGLTKTYKGGTQALKGINLQVSEGDFFALLGPNGAGKSTTIGVISSLVNKSTGTVNVFGHSVDTELVEAKSCIGLVPQEFNFNQFETLYQIVVNQAGYYGVPRSIAKQRAEKYLKQLDLWEKRNEPARELSGGMKRRLMIARALMHEPKMLILDEPTAGVDIEIRRSMWTFLKEINEQGITIILTTHYLEEAEMLCRNIAIIDKGIIVENTSMKALLSKLSMETFVLDLPVQSKPPTLQGFAFRNIDDHTLEVDVDKDVGLNDVFRQLTDQGVTVLSMRNKANRLEELFVRMVEKGRKEQAGAA; this is encoded by the coding sequence ATGAAAGCCTTAGACATTTCTGGTCTGACAAAAACCTACAAGGGTGGTACACAGGCTTTAAAGGGTATCAATTTACAAGTCTCCGAGGGAGATTTTTTTGCTTTACTAGGCCCAAATGGCGCAGGTAAATCTACCACCATTGGTGTGATCAGTTCGTTAGTCAATAAGTCTACTGGAACGGTAAACGTATTTGGTCATTCTGTCGATACTGAGTTGGTTGAAGCCAAATCCTGTATAGGTCTAGTGCCGCAAGAGTTTAACTTCAATCAATTTGAAACCCTTTACCAAATTGTGGTCAATCAGGCCGGATATTATGGTGTCCCTCGCAGTATTGCCAAACAACGGGCCGAAAAATACCTTAAGCAATTGGATCTATGGGAAAAGCGCAATGAGCCGGCAAGAGAGCTTTCTGGCGGTATGAAACGTCGTTTAATGATTGCGCGGGCATTGATGCACGAACCCAAAATGTTGATTCTTGATGAACCCACAGCCGGCGTTGATATTGAGATTCGCCGTTCAATGTGGACCTTTCTAAAAGAAATTAACGAGCAAGGTATCACCATCATTTTAACCACTCATTATTTAGAAGAAGCGGAAATGCTGTGTCGCAATATTGCCATCATTGATAAAGGCATTATTGTTGAAAATACCAGTATGAAGGCTCTTTTATCTAAATTGAGTATGGAAACCTTTGTACTGGATTTACCTGTTCAATCAAAACCACCCACTTTACAAGGTTTTGCGTTTCGCAATATTGACGACCATACACTTGAAGTGGATGTAGACAAAGACGTTGGTTTGAACGATGTATTCCGTCAGTTGACTGACCAAGGAGTAACAGTTTTGAGTATGCGCAACAAAGCCAACCGATTAGAAGAGTTATTCGTCAGAATGGTCGAAAAAGGCAGAAAAGAACAGGCAGGAGCAGCATAA
- a CDS encoding M14 family metallocarboxypeptidase, producing the protein MSYEEYAIGVPGQPWGDAEKAQWLNNQQVKREYKVEVLAKLEDLKGSFKVLQYGALPYDQERYPLFAIKTKAWNDDKPSILITGGVHGYETSGVQGAIRFVKSKAKAYEEHFNFVVLPCLSPWGYETINRWDPKAIDPNRSFYPNSPAPEAALAMDYVQGLQLDLLAHFDLHETTDTDNSEFRPALSARDGIHQDVWDIPDGFYGVGDSNNPAPEFQKAVIDSVEKVTHIAPADADGKLIGTPMEQRGVINYDKRKLFLCGGFSGAKYVTTTEVYPDSPKVDDENCILAQVAAITGGLDYLIKQM; encoded by the coding sequence ATGAGTTACGAAGAATACGCAATTGGCGTGCCTGGTCAACCTTGGGGCGATGCTGAAAAAGCGCAATGGTTGAATAACCAACAAGTCAAACGGGAATACAAGGTTGAGGTATTGGCAAAACTAGAAGACTTAAAAGGGTCCTTTAAAGTACTTCAATATGGCGCGCTGCCCTATGACCAAGAGCGTTACCCTCTGTTTGCGATCAAAACTAAAGCGTGGAACGACGACAAACCAAGCATTTTAATTACCGGTGGTGTACATGGTTACGAAACTAGCGGTGTACAAGGAGCGATTCGGTTTGTTAAAAGCAAAGCAAAAGCCTATGAAGAGCACTTTAATTTTGTGGTTTTACCTTGCTTAAGCCCTTGGGGTTATGAAACCATTAATCGCTGGGACCCAAAAGCGATTGATCCAAACCGTTCGTTTTATCCTAATTCACCTGCCCCTGAAGCAGCGCTAGCCATGGATTATGTACAAGGCTTGCAACTAGACCTGTTAGCCCATTTTGATCTGCACGAAACCACTGACACAGACAACTCTGAATTTCGTCCGGCACTGAGTGCAAGAGATGGTATTCATCAGGATGTGTGGGATATTCCTGATGGATTTTATGGGGTTGGAGACAGCAACAATCCGGCTCCTGAATTTCAAAAAGCGGTGATAGATTCGGTAGAAAAAGTCACTCACATTGCGCCCGCTGATGCCGATGGAAAACTCATTGGAACGCCAATGGAACAACGGGGAGTAATTAATTATGACAAACGTAAACTATTCTTATGTGGTGGCTTTTCGGGCGCTAAGTATGTCACCACTACAGAGGTTTACCCGGACAGCCCGAAAGTCGACGACGAAAACTGTATTCTCGCCCAAGTAGCCGCAATCACCGGTGGTCTAGACTACTTAATCAAGCAAATGTAA
- a CDS encoding class GN sortase — MYGHFHKAPLRRKVLNIVWRYKWASLCFVLSAYLFASSGYIHAKAQLAQYLIEDAWVESLHSGEKIAPWAWADTWPVAKLNIADQSLYVLAGATGRVMAFGPGHMSSTPFPGEPGNAVITGHRDTHFALLQEIKIGDVITTETVNNVSQYEVLEVRIAHQNQINLTESGIDDELTLITCYPFNSAAPNPELRYVVRALKIDA, encoded by the coding sequence ATGTATGGTCATTTTCACAAGGCACCGTTAAGACGAAAAGTGCTGAATATCGTTTGGCGTTATAAATGGGCGAGTCTGTGTTTTGTACTGAGTGCATACTTGTTTGCATCCAGCGGCTATATCCATGCCAAAGCACAGTTAGCACAATATTTAATTGAAGATGCTTGGGTTGAGTCGCTACACAGTGGTGAAAAAATAGCTCCTTGGGCATGGGCTGATACTTGGCCTGTTGCCAAGCTCAATATTGCTGACCAAAGTTTGTATGTTTTAGCGGGGGCAACAGGCAGGGTGATGGCATTTGGCCCTGGTCATATGAGCAGTACGCCTTTTCCTGGGGAGCCGGGTAATGCGGTCATTACGGGGCACCGTGATACCCACTTCGCGTTGTTACAAGAGATTAAAATTGGCGATGTAATAACCACAGAAACGGTAAATAACGTTAGTCAGTATGAAGTATTGGAAGTGCGGATTGCTCATCAAAATCAGATTAATTTAACCGAGTCTGGTATCGATGATGAACTAACTTTGATTACCTGTTATCCGTTCAACAGCGCCGCACCTAATCCTGAACTGCGATACGTGGTGCGGGCTTTGAAAATTGATGCCTAG
- a CDS encoding marine proteobacterial sortase target protein, with product MIKRLRFVIVLSLLFILGAVQYATPFFKDESTDEPSTSQSRFKIDVSYESVDGANSSVYVDDYQQVEQGSLFLQKQGEQGYLLSPLLDTRVDMNITGLIARAKVTQTFTNTSDEWVNGIYVFPLPENAAVDHLEMRIGERRIVGQIHPKQKAKAIYEQAKREGKKASLLVQQRPNLFKNSVANIGPGESIKVTIEYQQAVAYENNTFSLRFPTTVTPRYLPKLNLDAGTQAVADSGWGMTPPVYKENPPSNNQAQEPEPMHKVAINIALNTGFALQNIESKFHPIHQLEKKAGVYEISLQQNMIANQDFVLSWQPEANQSPKAAHFVQRTEEGIYGMVMLMPPDGDTETLNLPREVIFVIDTSGSMSGDSMPQAKQALIYAIQQLPESDTFNLVEFDSTARKMWATPKVANTNSKSAAVEYVANLSADGGTEMLSALQLALGQQSPSAAFKETESRIRQVIFITDGSVGNEASLFEYIQDNLQQSRLFTVGIGSAPNSFFMTEAARMGKGTFTYIGSTDSVQQQMQNLFTKLTHPLLTDLMMSFSQNVEVYPRNLPDLYKGEPLMVSYRGAEAVDNLIVTGSLKNQHWQTALSLQNGGSETGLNVLWARRKIAQLGRDKMLGQDYDEMNKQIEQVAMAHHLVSEMTSLVAVDVTPTAQNTSKDAQLKSHLPKGLKRTLGTLPQTATAAQLQWMLALLLMGVGLCMVIFTRHR from the coding sequence GTGATTAAGCGTCTGAGATTTGTCATCGTCCTTTCGCTACTTTTTATCTTAGGTGCGGTGCAATATGCAACGCCCTTTTTCAAGGATGAAAGTACCGATGAGCCATCCACTAGCCAATCTAGGTTCAAAATAGATGTGTCCTATGAATCTGTAGATGGTGCTAACTCATCTGTGTATGTAGATGATTATCAACAAGTTGAACAGGGAAGTTTGTTTTTACAAAAACAGGGAGAGCAAGGGTATTTGTTGTCACCGCTTTTAGATACGCGAGTAGACATGAATATTACCGGCTTAATTGCTCGGGCTAAAGTGACACAGACGTTTACTAATACCAGTGATGAATGGGTGAATGGTATTTATGTGTTCCCGCTACCCGAGAACGCCGCTGTAGATCATTTGGAAATGCGAATTGGCGAGCGGCGAATTGTGGGGCAGATTCATCCTAAACAGAAAGCCAAAGCCATATACGAACAAGCGAAACGAGAAGGAAAAAAAGCCAGTTTGTTGGTGCAGCAGCGACCTAATTTATTTAAGAATTCAGTGGCAAATATAGGCCCTGGTGAGTCGATTAAAGTGACTATTGAATACCAACAAGCGGTAGCTTATGAAAACAATACCTTTAGTTTACGATTTCCAACAACGGTAACACCAAGGTACTTACCTAAATTGAATCTAGATGCAGGGACTCAAGCGGTTGCTGATAGCGGTTGGGGCATGACACCGCCAGTCTACAAGGAAAACCCTCCTTCGAATAACCAGGCACAAGAACCTGAGCCGATGCATAAAGTGGCTATCAATATCGCCCTAAATACAGGCTTTGCGTTGCAAAATATTGAAAGCAAATTCCACCCCATTCATCAATTAGAGAAAAAAGCCGGAGTTTACGAAATATCCTTACAGCAAAACATGATAGCCAATCAAGACTTTGTACTGAGTTGGCAGCCAGAAGCTAATCAAAGTCCTAAGGCTGCACACTTTGTGCAGCGTACCGAAGAGGGCATTTACGGCATGGTGATGTTGATGCCACCTGATGGGGATACTGAAACCTTGAATTTGCCTAGGGAAGTTATCTTTGTGATTGATACATCTGGCTCAATGTCAGGAGACTCAATGCCGCAAGCGAAACAAGCGCTCATATATGCCATTCAACAATTGCCAGAAAGTGACACTTTTAATTTAGTTGAGTTTGATTCAACGGCGAGGAAAATGTGGGCCACTCCCAAAGTTGCTAACACTAACAGTAAATCGGCAGCTGTAGAATATGTTGCGAATTTGAGCGCCGATGGTGGCACCGAAATGTTGTCAGCGCTGCAATTAGCGTTAGGTCAGCAGAGTCCAAGCGCTGCTTTTAAAGAAACTGAAAGTCGCATCCGCCAAGTTATTTTTATCACCGACGGCTCGGTGGGTAACGAGGCAAGCTTGTTTGAATACATTCAAGATAATTTGCAACAAAGCAGGTTGTTCACGGTTGGGATTGGTTCAGCTCCGAATAGCTTTTTTATGACTGAAGCGGCGCGGATGGGAAAAGGTACCTTTACCTATATTGGCTCTACTGATTCAGTGCAACAACAGATGCAGAACTTATTTACGAAATTGACCCATCCATTGTTAACTGATTTGATGATGAGCTTTTCGCAAAATGTTGAGGTCTATCCCCGTAATTTACCCGATTTATATAAAGGTGAGCCGCTTATGGTGAGTTATCGTGGGGCTGAAGCTGTGGATAACTTAATTGTCACTGGATCCTTGAAAAATCAACATTGGCAGACGGCTTTGTCTTTACAAAATGGCGGCAGCGAAACCGGTTTAAATGTGCTTTGGGCGAGGCGCAAGATTGCCCAATTAGGCCGAGATAAAATGTTGGGACAAGATTACGATGAAATGAACAAACAAATTGAACAAGTGGCGATGGCCCATCATTTGGTCAGCGAAATGACCAGTTTGGTTGCCGTGGATGTAACTCCTACTGCGCAAAATACAAGTAAGGATGCACAGCTTAAATCGCATTTACCCAAAGGACTTAAAAGGACGCTGGGTACCTTACCGCAAACCGCAACAGCGGCCCAATTACAATGGATGTTAGCGTTACTACTTATGGGGGTTGGATTATGTATGGTCATTTTCACAAGGCACCGTTAA